GTATTGGTTCGCTCTCGACGGACGGTGCACGACTCGCGCGAGGGAGCGTCCAGCGTGCTCATCTCCGGCGGCGGCGAAGTCCGCTTGATGAAGGTGTAGAGCGTGCGGCGATGCACTTTCTCGTGCCCATCATCCGCTTTGAATTTAGCGGTATTGCTGCTGCCATAACCGACCGCTTCCCACAAACCGGCCGGTTGCGGCGGTTTGACGCTGGCGCCGCCAACCTTGTCGACCAATAGCCCGCTGACGGTCAAAGCCTGGTCGCGGATCATCTCGGCATCGAGACGATACCGCGGGCCGTGCGAGAAATAGCGGTTGGCCGGATCTTTGGCGACCTGCTCGGCGGTCATCTTCGACGACTGGCGATAGGTCGACGAGAGGACGACGCGACGCATCATCTTCTTGACGTCCCAGCCATCTTCGATGAACTGTGAAGCGAGCCAGTCGAGCAGTTCCGGGTGCGTCGGCGGTTCCCCTTGCAGACCAAAGTCTTCCGAGGTTTTCACCAGGCCGGTACCAAAGACCTGCTGCCACAGCCGATTGACGGTGACGCGTGAGGTAAGGGGGTGCGACGGATCGACCAGCCACTGGGCTAGGCCCAGCCGATTGACCGGGGCGCCTTCTTTCATCGGCGGCAACATCTCTGGCGTCGCTCGCGGCACGACGTCGCCCAACTGATCGTATTCGCCTCGCGCGAGGATGTGCGAGGGAACCGGGGCTTTCTTTTCTTTGGAAATCAACGTCGTGGGGGACGCCTTGGTAAGGGTGTCGATTGTCTTTTCGTTGTCGGTTACTTTCTTGTGTAGCGGCGCGAATTGGTCGCGGGTGTCGGAGTAGGCGTACTCCAGGAAATAGTTCTGCAGCTTCGTCTGTTCCGCTTCGCTCCGTTTGCCCGTTTCCTTTTTGGCGATCGCGACAATGTCTTTCGGCTCAGACGGCTTCTTGGCCGCCGCCAGTTCGGTCGACCACTCGGCCAGTGAGTGATAAACCTTGCCGCGCCCTTCGCGAGTCAGGATACCCGCCTTGTCCCAATAGACCGTACCGCCCCACTGCGTGAAGGCCCAGCCATTGAGCTTGTCGCCACGTTTCAGATCGAGCAGTTCGACAGGAATTTCCAGTCGCACCCACTCTCCGAGTGCCGGAAGATCGCCTTGACGCGTGAGTGAAACAGTTCCATCCGAGCCATACGGAATCAGGTTTTCGCCCCAGTAGACGCGTCGCTCCCAGTTGCCGGTATTCCACTGCAGCATGATCTCTTTGGGCGGATCGGCCGGGTCGAGATAAACATGGGCGAACAGCACATCGCCCTCGTACACGTCGAGCGGCGGCTTCGCTTCGGTAAAGAAGTGCTGGTCAAGCGCTTCGCTGGTTCGTTTGGTCGCACGCTTGCCGGAGAGAACCGGTTCGGGCGCCTCAACCCATTGCCACGGATAGCTGTTCGATCGCAGTTTGGCGCCTGAGGGCGCATCGTCGTCGATCCACACCAATTCGGTCGGCGGTTGTTCCTCGATCGAGCCAGTAGCCGGTTCTTGATACTGAATCGCGGCGAGTTGTTCGCGGATCGTCTTCTTCGTCGCGTCCAGCTCTTGCTTCAACGAGGCGATTTTTTGTTGATCGTCGGCCGAGATCATGCGAATGGTCGGCGCGTGATCTTTCGCGTTGCCGTCCATCGGGTTGTAGTCAAAGCTGTTGAAGAAGGCGTACATCGAGTAGAAGTCGTTCATCGTCAGCGGATCGTACTTGTGATCGTGACAGCGGGTGCACTCGAAGGTCAGTCCCATAAAGACCGTTCCGGTAGTGGTGACGCGGTCGATCACGTTCCGCATTTCGACTTCTTGTTTGATCGATCCCCCTTCGCTGGTCGTCACATGGCAACGATTGAAACCGCTGGCGATCTTTTGCTCTTCGGTCGGGTTTTCCAGCAGGTCGCCGGCCAGTTGTTCGACCGTGAATTGATCAAACGGTTTGTTGTTGTTGAAAGCTTGAATCACCCAGTCGCGATAGAGCCACATCTCGCGGTAGTTATCCAGATGCAATCCATGCGTATCGCCAAAGCGGGCGGCGTCAAGCCAGAAGCGGGCCATGTGTTCGCCATAGTGGGGCGAAGCGAGCAAGCGATCGACCACTTTCTCGTAAGCGTCGGGCGAGTCGTCTTTGACGAACGCTTCGACTTCGGCCATCGTTGGCGGCAAGCCGGTCAGGTCAAACGTGACCCGGCGAATCAGGCGCTCTTTCGTCGCGACGTCCGATGGCGACATCCCCATCTTCTCGAGTCGGGCCAGCACAAACTGGTCGATGGGGCCGCGCGCCCATTCGGCTTGCTTCGGAGCGGGCGGCTCCGGCTTCTCCAGGCTTTGGAAGGCCCAGTGTTTTTCAAACTTGGCGCCGGCGGCGATCCACTGGCGAATCTTCTCGACCTCTTCCGGTTTTAGCGACTTGTTCGTCTCGGGCGGCGGCATTTGCAGCGAAGGATCGGTGCTGACGATCCGTGCGATGATCTCGCTGGCGTCGACGTCGCCGGGGGCAATCGGTCGTTCGCCCGAGTCCGCTTCGCCGATGGCGCTCGATTCAACGTCCAGCCGAAAACCACCAGCGCGATGCTCCTCGTCGGGCCCATGGCACGAATAGCAATTGTTCGAGAGTAACGGCCGAATATCGGCGCCGAAATCAATCTCGCCCTCGGCAAGTGCGGAACTCGTCCCCAGAAGCGAGGTCAGCACGCCAAGAATGATCCATGAGCAAGGAGAGTAAGTCGATAGAAATCTCATGCCATAACCTGAGAGGCGAGAGGTCAGAACTAACAGAAACGATCGGCGGGGGGGTGAGTAGAGGAACTCGCCCTAGTTTTGGTTGGGAGTTTTTGATAGTGGAATTGTATCAAAGGACGCCGCAAACATCGATCATTTGTTTGCGGCGAATCAGCTTCTGTTGCCGAAAATGGGCATTTTGGCGCAGCAAGACTTCACAAGAAAGCGAGGAAAAAAGGCAGTCCCTTAAAGGGTTACGGTGTTTGTGTATTTGCTTCCGGCGGAGCGACTTTGACGTCGCAGGCTCCTAGCGCACAAACATCGGCGCCTTCGACAAACAGCCGCACATGACATTCGCCGGCGCAGTGGGCTGGCAGTGGGATGGTCGTTTCGAACGGTCCGGCCGCCAGGTCGATTTCGATGCTATGCCAACAGCGGTCGTTCGCCTGGCGATAGACGCTGGGGAAGTCGGG
This sequence is a window from Blastopirellula retiformator. Protein-coding genes within it:
- a CDS encoding PSD1 and planctomycete cytochrome C domain-containing protein; translation: MLTSLLGTSSALAEGEIDFGADIRPLLSNNCYSCHGPDEEHRAGGFRLDVESSAIGEADSGERPIAPGDVDASEIIARIVSTDPSLQMPPPETNKSLKPEEVEKIRQWIAAGAKFEKHWAFQSLEKPEPPAPKQAEWARGPIDQFVLARLEKMGMSPSDVATKERLIRRVTFDLTGLPPTMAEVEAFVKDDSPDAYEKVVDRLLASPHYGEHMARFWLDAARFGDTHGLHLDNYREMWLYRDWVIQAFNNNKPFDQFTVEQLAGDLLENPTEEQKIASGFNRCHVTTSEGGSIKQEVEMRNVIDRVTTTGTVFMGLTFECTRCHDHKYDPLTMNDFYSMYAFFNSFDYNPMDGNAKDHAPTIRMISADDQQKIASLKQELDATKKTIREQLAAIQYQEPATGSIEEQPPTELVWIDDDAPSGAKLRSNSYPWQWVEAPEPVLSGKRATKRTSEALDQHFFTEAKPPLDVYEGDVLFAHVYLDPADPPKEIMLQWNTGNWERRVYWGENLIPYGSDGTVSLTRQGDLPALGEWVRLEIPVELLDLKRGDKLNGWAFTQWGGTVYWDKAGILTREGRGKVYHSLAEWSTELAAAKKPSEPKDIVAIAKKETGKRSEAEQTKLQNYFLEYAYSDTRDQFAPLHKKVTDNEKTIDTLTKASPTTLISKEKKAPVPSHILARGEYDQLGDVVPRATPEMLPPMKEGAPVNRLGLAQWLVDPSHPLTSRVTVNRLWQQVFGTGLVKTSEDFGLQGEPPTHPELLDWLASQFIEDGWDVKKMMRRVVLSSTYRQSSKMTAEQVAKDPANRYFSHGPRYRLDAEMIRDQALTVSGLLVDKVGGASVKPPQPAGLWEAVGYGSSNTAKFKADDGHEKVHRRTLYTFIKRTSPPPEMSTLDAPSRESCTVRRERTNTPLQALMLMNDPQFVEAARALGARAIKEGGDTSKKRAEWMLQLCLSRQPHEQEVAEVVKLVDAAAEHFSANPDAAAALVAVGDVKRDESIDLSAAAAWTLAANLALNLDEVITKN